A stretch of Arcobacter arenosus DNA encodes these proteins:
- a CDS encoding c-type cytochrome produces the protein MKSMVIGGIILIVALIAGTYIVAGDALSSDISIESSLTFLGAICVITITVFVALKYVNQIKNDTASGELSEEAWDGIGEYKNEIPTGWALAFVGTMVWLMWYWTVGYPTNGFSQIGQWNEEVNEYNARFESKWENPTNDTLVAMGESTFLVQCAPCHGVDAEGINGKAHNLTKRFSKEQVVHVIKNGANSLKTAYPAGMPPMMLTEEADINAVAEYVAGGFKGEQPAMYSVCAGCHGADGAGMAFVAPNIKAYDDALVTAVLTDGKKGSIGMMPSFKGRLNETQEKALAAYIRSLGE, from the coding sequence ATGAAATCTATGGTTATAGGTGGAATTATTCTTATCGTTGCTCTAATCGCAGGAACTTACATAGTTGCAGGTGATGCTTTAAGCAGCGATATTTCAATAGAAAGTAGTTTAACATTCTTAGGTGCAATTTGTGTAATTACTATTACTGTATTTGTAGCACTTAAATATGTAAATCAAATTAAAAATGACACAGCTAGTGGTGAACTATCTGAAGAAGCGTGGGATGGAATTGGTGAATATAAAAATGAAATCCCTACTGGATGGGCTTTAGCTTTTGTTGGTACAATGGTTTGGCTAATGTGGTACTGGACTGTAGGTTATCCAACAAATGGTTTCTCACAAATTGGTCAATGGAATGAAGAAGTTAATGAGTATAATGCAAGATTTGAATCTAAATGGGAAAACCCAACTAATGATACATTAGTTGCAATGGGTGAGTCAACATTCTTAGTTCAATGTGCACCTTGTCATGGTGTTGATGCTGAAGGTATCAATGGAAAAGCTCATAACTTAACAAAAAGATTTAGTAAAGAGCAAGTTGTTCATGTTATTAAAAATGGTGCAAATAGTTTAAAAACTGCATATCCTGCAGGTATGCCACCAATGATGTTAACTGAAGAAGCTGATATTAACGCAGTTGCTGAATATGTTGCAGGTGGATTCAAAGGTGAACAACCAGCTATGTATTCTGTATGTGCTGGATGTCATGGTGCTGATGGTGCTGGTATGGCATTTGTTGCTCCAAATATCAAAGCATATGATGATGCTTTAGTTACTGCTGTTTTAACTGACGGTAAAAAAGGAAGCATTGGTATGATGCCAAGTTTCAAAGGTAGATTAAACGAAACTCAAGAAAAAGCATTAGCTGCTTATATTAGAAGTTTAGGAGAGTAA
- the ccoO gene encoding cytochrome-c oxidase, cbb3-type subunit II yields the protein MFHWFEQRPFFFSVLLFIFIAFAGIVEVIPDFAKQSRPTVGTKPYSVLELAGRHVYIKDSCNACHSQLIRPFKSETDRYGMYSLSGEYAYDRPFLWGSKRTGPDLMRVGNYRTTDWHENHMMDPASVVPGSIMPAYPHHFTNMADLDTAYGEAYTVKNVFNTPYDVDIDGDGKVDVELGDYDTAIAKAKEEAKAIAADMKNQAVKDAVANGQVPEIVALIAYLNSLK from the coding sequence ATGTTTCATTGGTTTGAACAAAGACCGTTTTTCTTTTCGGTACTATTATTTATATTTATAGCATTTGCAGGTATTGTAGAAGTTATTCCTGATTTTGCTAAACAATCAAGACCAACTGTTGGTACAAAACCATACTCTGTACTTGAATTAGCAGGAAGACATGTTTATATTAAAGATTCTTGTAATGCTTGTCACTCTCAGTTAATTAGACCATTTAAATCAGAAACTGATAGATATGGTATGTATTCACTTTCTGGTGAGTATGCATATGATAGACCTTTTCTTTGGGGATCAAAAAGAACTGGTCCAGATTTAATGAGAGTTGGTAATTATAGAACTACTGATTGGCACGAGAATCACATGATGGATCCAGCTTCAGTTGTACCAGGTTCAATTATGCCTGCGTACCCACATCACTTTACAAACATGGCTGATTTAGATACAGCTTATGGTGAAGCTTATACAGTTAAAAATGTATTTAATACTCCATATGATGTAGATATTGATGGTGATGGAAAAGTTGATGTAGAACTAGGTGATTATGATACAGCTATTGCAAAAGCAAAAGAAGAAGCTAAAGCAATTGCTGCTGATATGAAAAATCAAGCTGTAAAAGACGCCGTGGCTAACGGTCAAGTTCCTGAAATTGTTGCATTAATTGCATATTTAAATTCTTTAAAATAA
- the truB gene encoding tRNA pseudouridine(55) synthase TruB, which yields MQKKLYDNKQLNKLIVVNKPLFRSSNSYLNEIKRKYRNKKAGFSGTLDPFACGCLIVAFGQYSKLFNYLKKTPKTYRAVIWLGATSQSLDIENIIDIKDEQKVDKTLLEKEIKNLIGIHEYFPPKFSAKKIDGKRAYDLARNGEEVKMKKSSMEIFDTKFISYKHPFITFESTVSEGSYIRSLAQILLEKLNRVGTLSYLNRLNEGKFCFENEKDLNPLDFLDLKENKYFGDKSYFDNGKKILVEYFQYKDDGKYLVKFEDFFSIIEIENKEVKYLLNKVLCGS from the coding sequence ATGCAAAAAAAATTATATGATAATAAACAATTAAATAAATTAATTGTTGTAAATAAACCTTTATTTAGAAGTTCAAATTCATATTTAAATGAGATAAAAAGAAAATATAGAAATAAAAAAGCAGGATTTAGTGGAACACTTGATCCTTTTGCTTGTGGATGTTTAATTGTTGCTTTTGGACAATATTCTAAACTATTTAACTACTTGAAAAAAACACCTAAAACATATCGTGCAGTTATCTGGTTGGGTGCAACTTCCCAGTCCCTTGATATTGAAAATATAATTGATATTAAAGATGAACAAAAAGTTGATAAAACTTTATTAGAAAAAGAGATAAAAAATTTAATTGGAATACATGAGTATTTTCCTCCAAAATTTTCAGCAAAAAAAATTGATGGTAAAAGAGCTTACGATTTAGCAAGAAATGGTGAAGAGGTTAAGATGAAAAAATCGAGTATGGAAATTTTTGATACAAAGTTTATCTCTTATAAACATCCTTTTATTACATTTGAATCAACAGTTAGTGAAGGTTCATATATTAGAAGCTTAGCTCAGATATTACTTGAAAAATTAAATAGGGTAGGAACCCTTTCATATTTAAATAGATTAAATGAAGGTAAGTTTTGTTTTGAAAATGAAAAAGATTTAAATCCATTAGATTTTTTAGATTTAAAAGAGAATAAATATTTTGGAGATAAAAGCTATTTTGATAATGGAAAGAAAATTTTAGTGGAGTATTTTCAATATAAAGATGATGGAAAATATCTTGTTAAATTTGAAGACTTTTTTAGTATAATCGAAATTGAAAATAAAGAAGTGAAATATTTATTAAATAAGGTGTTATGTGGTTCGTAA
- a CDS encoding CcoQ/FixQ family Cbb3-type cytochrome c oxidase assembly chaperone → MDQETLLTIQGYAKFFLILVVFIVFYSYAFSIYRRQKKGERDFEKYSDLVHDDSIAADPLEKRKEEQEKKEKEI, encoded by the coding sequence ATGGATCAAGAAACCCTGCTTACTATACAAGGATATGCGAAGTTTTTCCTAATCCTTGTTGTATTCATTGTATTTTATTCTTATGCGTTTTCTATTTATAGAAGACAAAAAAAAGGTGAAAGAGATTTTGAAAAATATTCAGATCTGGTACATGATGATAGTATAGCAGCTGATCCTCTCGAAAAAAGAAAAGAAGAACAAGAGAAAAAAGAGAAGGAGATATAA
- a CDS encoding 4-(cytidine 5'-diphospho)-2-C-methyl-D-erythritol kinase, with the protein MVRKSFSKVNIFLKIAGKRDNYHELVSRFVRVHTLYDVISFEGGFFKDFTLVGKFGCETKKNTIYKAYEKLKEISPKVEEYFKKNCVIVDKRIPEFAGLGGGSSNAATFMIMVNEVCDLNLSKDELCSMAAQIGADVPFFVYEYDSANVTGIGEIVEKFEEEILDIEVITPKVECNTGEIFKIFRDKFYKEISKDDTEKFLKMNSIDILQTLDIYEANDLFAPASEVYPELNNYNKESFYFSGSGSSFFKLSNRNK; encoded by the coding sequence GTGGTTCGTAAGAGTTTTTCTAAAGTAAATATATTTTTAAAGATTGCTGGTAAAAGAGATAATTATCACGAATTAGTTTCAAGATTTGTAAGAGTGCATACTTTATATGATGTAATATCATTTGAAGGGGGCTTTTTCAAAGATTTTACTCTTGTTGGAAAGTTTGGGTGTGAAACTAAAAAAAATACAATATATAAAGCTTATGAAAAATTAAAAGAGATTTCACCTAAAGTTGAAGAATATTTTAAAAAAAATTGTGTGATAGTTGATAAAAGAATTCCAGAGTTTGCAGGACTTGGTGGTGGAAGTTCTAATGCTGCAACATTTATGATTATGGTAAATGAAGTTTGTGATTTAAATTTAAGTAAAGATGAACTTTGTAGTATGGCAGCACAAATAGGTGCAGATGTTCCATTTTTTGTATATGAGTATGATAGTGCAAATGTTACTGGAATTGGTGAAATAGTAGAAAAATTTGAAGAAGAGATTTTAGATATTGAGGTTATAACACCAAAAGTTGAGTGTAACACAGGAGAGATTTTTAAAATATTTAGAGATAAATTTTATAAAGAGATTTCAAAAGATGATACAGAAAAGTTTTTAAAGATGAATTCAATTGATATATTACAAACACTAGATATATATGAAGCAAATGATTTATTTGCTCCTGCAAGTGAGGTTTATCCTGAATTGAATAACTATAATAAAGAGAGTTTTTATTTTAGTGGTAGTGGAAGTTCATTTTTTAAGCTTTCAAATAGGAATAAATAA
- the smpB gene encoding SsrA-binding protein SmpB, producing MAKKETNKTQVFKNRKAFHDYEILETLEVGIVLEGSEVKAAREGRVNLKDSFVRIIKNEVYVLNMHITHLSTTHSTYRPDERRARKLLLHKKQIEKFYSKVTKEGITLIPLKMYFNSKNMIKMQIATAKGKKLHDKREDLKEKSMNRDIQRALKNY from the coding sequence ATGGCAAAAAAAGAGACAAATAAAACTCAAGTATTTAAAAATAGAAAAGCCTTTCATGATTATGAGATTTTAGAGACTTTAGAAGTTGGAATTGTTTTAGAGGGAAGTGAAGTAAAAGCAGCAAGAGAGGGAAGGGTTAATCTTAAAGATAGCTTTGTTAGAATAATCAAAAATGAAGTTTATGTTTTAAACATGCACATCACACATTTAAGTACCACTCACTCAACATATAGACCTGATGAAAGAAGAGCAAGAAAACTTTTATTACATAAAAAACAAATTGAAAAGTTTTATAGTAAAGTGACTAAAGAGGGAATTACCTTAATTCCATTAAAAATGTATTTTAATTCTAAAAATATGATTAAAATGCAAATTGCAACTGCAAAAGGTAAGAAACTTCATGATAAAAGGGAAGACTTAAAAGAAAAATCTATGAATAGAGATATACAAAGAGCCTTAAAAAACTATTAA
- a CDS encoding DUF4006 family protein: protein MAGNTQMNDNERGLFSLLHGITGMLIAVVLLLTILAVLVFNAVVVQQREAQNFYKVNQDLNGLKAVDRNNHKHYELVGK, encoded by the coding sequence ATGGCTGGAAACACTCAAATGAATGATAACGAAAGAGGATTATTTTCTCTGTTACACGGAATCACAGGAATGTTAATAGCAGTAGTATTACTTTTAACTATTCTTGCAGTTTTAGTTTTCAACGCAGTTGTGGTACAACAAAGAGAAGCGCAAAATTTCTATAAAGTAAACCAAGATTTAAATGGTTTAAAAGCTGTTGATAGAAATAACCACAAGCACTATGAATTAGTTGGGAAATAA
- a CDS encoding ATP-dependent helicase yields the protein MSDNFLNSLNDSQKDAAIHIDGSLLILAGAGSGKTKTITTRLAYLISIGIDPSTILTLTFTNKAASEMRERAFRMIDPSMINTPPLLCTFHKFGLLFLKFHMSELGRKNSFIIIDNDDKKRILKSIDKEITTSLLVSEISKYKNTLITPSEAKSTAQLKLYQQIADIYEKYEAYLLKNNLVDFDDLLLLPYMILEKNEELAKETSQRYQYVMVDEYQDTNELQYKLLRKLCSTHNNICVVGDDDQSIYGWRGATIKNILNFSEHFEDTKVVKLEENYRSTNTILEHANQLIEHNRDRLGKKLIGTRKKGDSVRVYESHDENEETRKIIDDIKKLIASGESAKDIAILFRVNALSRSLEEGFNKAGISYRLIGGMKFYERAEIKDLIAYFRILTNTTDNFSLKRIINKPKRGIGKTTIDKLDAKSVELKKPIFTILEEYNADELSAIVGKKNSRTLKVFMASVMDLREALEESKMRFLDSFEDTFDYRASYDNVPDGFDRQANIDEFYGYIRDYFIQHPHLSLEDFLNEIALDSENSELTDQAVSMMSIHSSKGLEYKHLFIIGLEEGFFPITGDGSDIEEERRLGYVGITRAMDTLTMSFVHSRFYKGKRATLLKSRFLSEAGLIKGSLQLEKHSNYKKGDLVQHKIFGMGRVQKATKAGKDYKLTINFGGQRRDILSSFVEKI from the coding sequence ATGTCAGATAATTTTTTAAATTCGTTAAATGATTCGCAAAAAGATGCTGCCATTCATATAGATGGTTCATTACTTATTTTAGCAGGTGCAGGTTCAGGTAAAACAAAAACAATTACTACAAGATTAGCTTATCTTATTTCAATAGGGATTGATCCCTCTACCATATTAACATTAACTTTTACAAATAAAGCTGCTTCAGAGATGAGAGAAAGAGCATTTAGAATGATTGACCCTTCAATGATTAATACACCTCCATTACTTTGTACTTTTCATAAATTTGGACTTTTATTTTTAAAATTTCATATGAGTGAACTTGGAAGAAAAAACTCTTTTATTATAATTGATAATGATGATAAAAAAAGAATTTTAAAATCAATAGATAAAGAGATTACAACTTCACTTTTAGTTTCAGAAATCTCAAAATATAAAAATACTCTAATAACTCCAAGTGAAGCAAAGTCAACTGCTCAATTAAAACTATATCAACAAATTGCAGATATCTATGAAAAATATGAAGCTTATTTATTAAAGAACAATCTTGTTGATTTTGATGATTTACTTTTATTACCATATATGATTTTAGAAAAAAATGAAGAATTAGCAAAAGAAACAAGTCAACGATATCAATATGTTATGGTAGACGAGTATCAAGATACAAACGAATTACAATATAAACTATTGAGAAAACTTTGCTCTACACACAATAATATATGTGTTGTGGGTGATGATGATCAATCTATTTATGGATGGCGTGGTGCTACTATTAAAAATATTTTAAATTTTTCAGAGCATTTTGAAGATACAAAGGTTGTTAAGCTAGAGGAAAACTATCGTTCAACAAATACAATTTTAGAACATGCTAACCAACTTATTGAACATAACAGAGATAGATTAGGTAAAAAACTAATTGGAACAAGAAAAAAAGGTGATTCAGTAAGGGTATATGAATCACATGATGAAAATGAAGAAACAAGAAAAATAATTGATGATATAAAAAAACTTATTGCTTCGGGTGAATCTGCAAAAGATATTGCCATTTTGTTTAGGGTTAATGCCCTTTCTAGATCACTTGAAGAGGGTTTTAATAAAGCAGGAATTAGTTATAGACTTATTGGTGGAATGAAATTCTACGAAAGAGCAGAGATTAAAGATTTAATTGCTTATTTTAGAATTTTAACAAATACAACTGATAACTTTTCATTAAAAAGAATTATTAATAAACCAAAAAGGGGAATTGGAAAAACTACAATTGATAAACTTGATGCAAAATCAGTTGAGCTTAAAAAACCAATTTTTACAATATTAGAAGAGTACAATGCAGATGAACTATCAGCTATTGTTGGAAAGAAAAACTCAAGAACTTTAAAAGTATTTATGGCATCAGTTATGGATTTAAGAGAAGCTTTAGAAGAATCGAAAATGAGATTTTTAGATTCTTTTGAAGATACTTTTGATTACAGAGCTTCATATGACAATGTTCCCGATGGTTTTGATAGACAAGCAAATATTGATGAGTTTTATGGATATATTAGAGACTATTTTATTCAACATCCCCATTTATCATTGGAAGATTTTTTAAATGAGATTGCTTTAGATTCAGAAAATAGTGAATTAACAGACCAAGCTGTTTCAATGATGAGTATCCACTCATCAAAGGGTTTAGAATATAAACATCTTTTTATTATAGGTCTTGAAGAGGGATTTTTCCCAATTACAGGAGATGGTAGTGATATTGAAGAGGAAAGAAGATTAGGTTATGTAGGAATAACTAGAGCAATGGATACCTTAACTATGTCTTTTGTTCACTCAAGGTTTTACAAAGGGAAGAGGGCAACACTTTTAAAAAGTAGATTTTTAAGTGAAGCTGGTCTTATAAAAGGAAGTTTGCAACTTGAAAAACACTCAAATTACAAAAAAGGTGATTTAGTTCAACACAAGATTTTTGGAATGGGAAGAGTGCAAAAAGCAACTAAAGCTGGAAAAGATTATAAGCTTACCATAAATTTTGGTGGACAAAGAAGAGACATCCTTTCAAGTTTTGTAGAAAAAATCTAG
- the ccoN gene encoding cytochrome-c oxidase, cbb3-type subunit I yields MQNGARIEYDYSIAKAFTFATILFGIIGMTVGVILAFQLAFPSLNNLAGEYGTFSRLRPLHTNGVAFGFTLSGIFASWYYISQRILKVSLKESPFLMGVAKLHFILYFITILLAVVTLFMGITTSKEYAELEWPLDILIVVWWVLWGISIFGMIGIRRERTLYISMWYFIACFIAVAMLHLFNNMEVPTALVSGYGSWIHSVSMYAGTNDALVQWWYGHNAVAFVFTTPIIAMIYYFLPKESGQNVYSYKLSILAFWGLMFVYLWAGGHHLVYSTVPDWMQTMGSVMSVVLILPSWGSAINMLLTMKGEWQQLQTNTLIKFMVLASTFYMLSTIEGPIQSIKSVNAIAHFTDWIPGHVHDGVLGWVVFMIMAALFHMAPRMYGREIYSKSLMDTQFWLQTTGIVLYFTSMWIAGITQGMMWRAYDEYGSLVYSFIDTVTVLHPYYTIRAVGGLLYLIGFFMFAYNMYKTATAGRVLDKEPVNASPVAA; encoded by the coding sequence ATGCAAAACGGTGCACGAATCGAGTATGATTACTCAATTGCAAAAGCGTTTACATTTGCAACAATTCTGTTTGGTATCATTGGTATGACTGTTGGTGTTATACTTGCATTTCAACTTGCGTTTCCAAGTTTAAACAACTTAGCAGGTGAATATGGTACTTTCAGTAGATTAAGACCTTTACACACAAATGGTGTGGCATTTGGTTTTACATTAAGTGGAATCTTTGCTTCATGGTATTACATATCGCAAAGAATTTTAAAAGTATCTCTTAAAGAGTCGCCATTTTTAATGGGTGTAGCTAAGCTACATTTTATTCTTTACTTCATTACAATTCTTTTAGCTGTTGTAACTCTATTTATGGGTATTACAACTTCAAAAGAGTATGCTGAATTAGAATGGCCTTTAGATATTCTTATTGTTGTATGGTGGGTACTATGGGGTATCTCAATTTTTGGTATGATTGGTATCAGAAGAGAAAGAACTCTATATATTTCAATGTGGTATTTTATAGCATGTTTCATCGCAGTTGCTATGTTACACCTATTTAATAATATGGAAGTTCCAACTGCACTAGTTTCTGGTTATGGTTCATGGATTCACTCAGTATCTATGTATGCTGGTACAAATGATGCTTTAGTTCAATGGTGGTATGGACATAATGCTGTTGCATTCGTATTTACTACACCAATTATTGCTATGATTTACTATTTCTTACCAAAAGAGTCTGGACAAAATGTTTACTCATATAAGTTATCTATTTTAGCTTTCTGGGGATTAATGTTCGTATATCTTTGGGCAGGTGGACACCACTTAGTATATTCTACTGTTCCAGATTGGATGCAAACTATGGGTTCTGTAATGTCTGTTGTATTAATTTTACCATCATGGGGATCAGCTATTAATATGCTTTTAACTATGAAAGGTGAGTGGCAACAATTACAAACTAATACACTAATTAAATTTATGGTATTAGCTTCGACATTCTATATGTTATCAACAATTGAGGGACCAATTCAATCAATCAAATCTGTTAATGCTATTGCTCACTTTACTGACTGGATTCCAGGTCACGTGCATGATGGTGTTTTAGGATGGGTTGTATTCATGATTATGGCTGCACTATTCCATATGGCACCAAGAATGTATGGTAGAGAAATCTACTCTAAATCGTTAATGGATACTCAATTCTGGTTACAAACAACTGGTATTGTATTATACTTTACATCTATGTGGATTGCAGGTATTACTCAAGGTATGATGTGGAGAGCATATGATGAATATGGTTCTTTAGTTTATTCATTCATTGATACAGTTACTGTATTACATCCATACTATACTATTAGAGCTGTTGGTGGGTTATTATACCTAATTGGATTCTTTATGTTCGCATACAACATGTACAAAACTGCAACTGCAGGTAGAGTACTTGATAAAGAACCAGTAAATGCTTCGCCAGTAGCAGCGTAA